Sequence from the Mycobacterium kansasii ATCC 12478 genome:
AGGCAAGAGGATGGGCCGCCGGCTGCCGATCACCCAACAGACCGCCGCGGAAATCCGCGCCTGGCAACAGATCCGTTCCGGCGCCTATATCGCCCTACCAAGCGCCGACTACCTGTTTCCCGCACGCACATCCCACGCGCCGATTCCACACTTACGCACCCAAACCGTCGGTGACGCGCTGCGCAGCTGGGTCAGCTGGATCAACGACAACATCGCCGACCCCACCGGTCAGACACGTCCACTCGAAGGCATATCGGTTTACCCGTACCTGTTTCGGCACAGCTACGCCCAACGTCACGCCGACGCCGGCGTCCCCGTTGACGTTCTACGGGATCTGATGGACCACAAACACATTGCGACCACGATGGGCTACTACGACATCTCCCTGCGCCGCAAACGCGAAGCGGTCGCCACCATCGCGTCCCTGACCGTTGATCGACTCGGCGGCAACAAGCCATCCTCACGACGAGGCTACGAACTGCGGTCAGTGGCAGTGCCCTACGGCAATTGCATCGAGCCGTCCAACGTCAAAGCTGGAGGCCAGGCTTGCCCGATCCGATTCCAATGCTCCGGTTGCGGCTTCTACCGGCCCGACCCGTCCTACATCCCAGCGATCGAGGACCACACCCGAGCACTGAAGGCCAATCGGGAAACCGCACGAGCCATCGAAGCCGCTGACTTCGTCGTCGACAACCTCACCGCCGAAATCGACCAATTCGAGACCGTGATCACCGCCATGCGCGCCCAGCTGGATTCCCTTGACCCCGAACAGCGTCAACGGGTCGATGACGCTTCAGCGACCCTGCGCAAAGCCCGGGCAGCACGAACCAGCCCATCCATCCCCCTAACCGTCGTCGACAGGAGCACCCGATGACCGCACCCCGCACACCCGCCGGCGTCCTCAAAGAAGCCCGCCAACGGGACTCTCACCAAAAACGAGCCCGCGTCTTCGCCGCCGTCGACGAAATCAAACAAACCGAAACGCCCATCACGTTCGCCCTAATCGCACGAGCAGCAAAAGTATCAACCTGGCTGGTCTACGCCGACGGCGTCCGCGAATACATCCAAGCCGGCCGCGACTACCAAGCCGCACAACCGCACAGGCAACAACTGGCCGGCACCCGCGCCAGCGAGGCCAGCCTGCGAACCGACCTCGAACTCATCCGCCAAGACAACCGTGCCCTACGCGGCGAGATCACCCGACTCACCCAAGCCCTACGCGAACAACTCGGCCACCAACTCGACGACCAAAACACCACCCACCTACGCCTGCGAATCGAGGAACTACTACAGGCCAACCAGGAACTTCACAACGCGAACGCCGAACTGGCCGAAAACAACTTCAAGCTGCGCGACCAACTCACCGAGGCACAAGACGACCTCATCGCCGTCAGATCCAGCCTGCGACAAATGATCCGCGACACCACCGACCAAATGGAAACAACATGAACATCCCGCAGACACAAACCCGGCAATCGCACGGGCCAGGCCTGCAAACGAGTCCTCTGGCAGGCGAAGGCCACGACGGATCAGCCCCGTTACTGTCCGTCGTCCCACAACTGGTCGGTGAGGTCGTGAAAGGTCGCCAGGACCACTTCATCGTCGTGGCGCGCCATTGCGGACTTGCTCATGCTCGCCTGCACGATGAACCCGTCGCGATGAACCAGCTCGACAAGTTCATTTGCATACGCGCGCATCACCGTGACTACCGGCTGAATGTTGGGCAGGTTGTAGAAAATGCTGTGGAATTCCAGACCCACAAGCGCGTCTTGCGTGTGACCGAGCATGGTCGCGAACGCCGAGTTGACGAACACGATCATGCCGTCCGGCCCGATGGCAAGCACTGGGATCGGTATCCGCTCAAGTACCACCAGGGCGGGCAGCTCGCGGAGCGTGTCAGCAGGCGATTGGTCAGCCTGCCTGGGACGCCTTCGCTCCACACGCACATCGTTGCTGGGGTCGGCCGATGAGCGACCATCGCTACCCATTCGATTCCCTCCGACCACGAGCACCCCGAGCACCCTTGCCCCTTCGGGCGCGTCGGCAACAGATACGAGGGGCCTACCAGTCAGTAAAGAACATCAGCCATCCAGCGCGAGGGCTTTGTCACAAATTTCTGTCCTCGCGGTCCGTCCGCGCAGCGGCCCACTCACGGCCACATGCCATAGGTGCCTCAACTTCTTCATCCATGCCGCACCACACAAACACAATGATCACAGGGTTTCTTGCCTCCCTATGGCCCGTCAGGGATCAGATAAATAAAGAGGGAATCAGTTACCAGAAAGTCGACGTGACCGAGCACCCAGAGGCCCGCGAATACGTCATGAGTCTGGGCTATCTGGGCGCACCCGTCGTCTATGTCTCGCCCACGGTGCATTGGTCGGGGTTCCGCCCGGATCGCTTGGCCGGCCTGGCCGCCGCCTAACAGCTGCACCCCTGACCGAAAGGACTCACACCCATGCACACCGACACCGCGCTTGAGCAAGCCGTCGCCGAGTTCACCGAGCTCGACGCCATCGAGCGAATCGCTGAAACGCGAAGCCATCTGCTTTCCCACATCTCTACGGCAGTCAAGGCCCTGCAAGACGCGAGTGGCGCCTTGGCGCAGCTGCGCAGCAACAGCGTCTACGACGTCGAGTTTGTGGAGGGTCGCGATGGCCGCGATGTTGCCACCTTCCTCGACGAGAGCATTCGCCACACCCGTGCGGCCTACGCGGTGGTGCACACCGTTATCGATCAGGAGACACCGTGATGGCGAGCGCACACCAACTCCACAGTCCCGGAGCCGCTTTGGACCACGTGCGGGACGCCCTGCAAGCAGCGGGGCACGCCATCCGCCCGCGTGGTTCGGAGGCCTTCATGGCCAGCTGCCCCCTGCACACCGACCACTGCCCCTCGCTGTCGGTTGGGTGGCGAGAAAACACCCGCGCCGGCACTGGCGGTGCGGTCCTGCTGCACTGCTTTAGCTGCCAAGCCCCCGCGGCCGCCATCGCGGCCGCACTGGGTCTGCGCCTGGCCGATCTGTTCGACAACCCCAGCCCCGCAACCGGGCAACGCTGGCCTCGCGTCACGCAGCCCAGGGCCAGGCGAACTCCTGGGCCAGGGCCGTTACCCGCACGCATCACCGCGGGGCGCGAAGACACCAACCACCACTGGCGCCGGGCCCGGGTCTACACCTACCTGACCCCCACGGGAACCCCGGTGCAGCAGGTCGTCCGCGAAGAATGCGCATGCACTGGTCGACCCCACAAACAGTTCCGGCAGCGCTACCGCGACGGAGGCCAGTGGGTGTACCGCAAGCCGTACGGATTCACCCCGGTGTTATACCGGCCCGCCGCAATTGCGGCCGCAGCCACACGCGGCGCATGGATATGGGTCACCGAAGGTGAAAAAGACGCCGACACCCTGACTGCACTCGGCCGGCTGGCCACCACCAACGCCCAAGGAGCCGCCAACTTCCCCGCCGAACTCGTCGACGACTTCGCCGGACTCAAGGTCGCCATCGTCGCCGACCGAGACCTCGCCGGTTATCAGCGGGCGATCAACCTCTATGCACGCCTACGCAGCATCACTGCCCAAGTCGTGGTGCTCTTACCCGCCCTCGACGTCGACAAAGCCGACGTCACCGATCACGTCAACGCCGGCCTGTGGAACCGCGCCGAGCTTTTCGGAGGCCTTTCCGTCATCACGCCCGCCGAACTGCACACCTTGGCCGCGGCCGCCAAAGCCCGGGTGGCCGCCGAGCGTTTCGACGTCGCCCTGCAGGAAGCCCGCGCGCACCAGGACCGTCGCGGCCTGGTACCCGGCAGCGCACGCAACGCCGCACGATGGCTCGCCGAAGCCGCCGAACAACTGCGCACAGTGCAACACACCCACCAAGACCTGCACCACGACATCGGCGAGCAGCCCTCACCCAGGCAGCGCGCCGAGGCGGCCGCCATTGATGCCCTCCTCGAGCAGCTCACCACTGACTACCGGAACAACACACGCAGGCCAGCGATACACGCTGGCCATGATCGGTTGAAGGAGTCTGCATGACAACGCGTTTCGAGATCGCCATCACCAACCGCGCGGCCGCAGCCATCGCCGCAGCGCCGGGCCGGCCCGGGCCCGCCGCCAACACCGCCCGCGCCTGGATCGACAGCATGACCGCCCGCGCCCAACTACGCTCCGAGCGTCGCCTGCGCCACACTCGCGCCGCCTAACCCCCGGAAAGGTGACCCCACTCATGCACGCCATCACCCGCCGATTCGCCGCCGCCGCAGGGGTGCTCACCGCAGCAACTCTGGCTCTAGCCGGTCCACCCTCGGCACACGCCGCGCTAGCCGTGGTCAGCCCCGGCGAAGAGGTCGACTACATCAACCCCACCGGAGGCAACCAGTTCTGCACCATCGGCTACGTCTACACCGGCGCGGACCTGCACACCTACGCCATCACCGCCGCCCACTGCCGCTCTGACCCCGCGTCAGGCTATGCGCGCGACAAGCGAAGCGGACTCACCGGCAAGTTCGTGCGCACCATTTTCGAGTCGCCGCGCAGCGGCGGCGCCGACTACGCGCTGATCGACTTCAACACCAACTCCATGGCATCGGCCTTCATCGACGCCAACCACACGCTCTTTACCGACGACCATCCCGAACCCCAAGTCGGCGAAACTGTCTGCCGCATCGGAGTTTCCAGCGGACAGCACTGCGGACAAATCGCGGCCGCCCAAGGCCGAGACCAATACCTGACCACAGGGATGCCGCCCAGCATCCCCGGTGACTCCGGAGGCCCGGTGTGGACGCCAACCTCACAGGGTTACGCGCAAATCATCGGGATTTGGCTAGGTGAAAAAACCACCGCCGCCGGCCAACAGTACGGCCGCTTCGCCTCACTATCCAGTGGCCTTCGCGCACTTAGCGCGCCCGAACGACCCGGTCAAAACGCCAGCAATCCCGAGTAATCAGCTCGCGGATACGACACGTCGAAGCTCAACTCCGGTACCGGCCACTGCCCGGTCACCAACCAGGTCATCGCCGGCACCGCAACACCCTGCGGCCCCTTCATGAGGTCACGCGCGAAGGCCTCTTCAAACATCACACCAGCGTACAGCCGCTGGGACTGGCCACCTGCCGGTGGCCACCAAATCCGTAGCCCCTCACCCTTTTAAGCCGTCAGCGGGGCGCTCATGGTAAGCGGGTGGGGACCCCGACCGGTCCACCCACGCCCACACCGGGCCTCGCCGTGCCGAGTGACTGTTTTGGGTCCTAATGCCAGCTCGCCGAAGGGCGCTTCGCGCCGGCGAGCGCGGACCCAAAACCCGGCGAACACCCGC
This genomic interval carries:
- a CDS encoding PAS domain-containing protein; protein product: MERRRPRQADQSPADTLRELPALVVLERIPIPVLAIGPDGMIVFVNSAFATMLGHTQDALVGLEFHSIFYNLPNIQPVVTVMRAYANELVELVHRDGFIVQASMSKSAMARHDDEVVLATFHDLTDQLWDDGQ
- a CDS encoding glutaredoxin domain-containing protein, whose translation is MITGFLASLWPVRDQINKEGISYQKVDVTEHPEAREYVMSLGYLGAPVVYVSPTVHWSGFRPDRLAGLAAA
- a CDS encoding toprim domain-containing protein produces the protein MASAHQLHSPGAALDHVRDALQAAGHAIRPRGSEAFMASCPLHTDHCPSLSVGWRENTRAGTGGAVLLHCFSCQAPAAAIAAALGLRLADLFDNPSPATGQRWPRVTQPRARRTPGPGPLPARITAGREDTNHHWRRARVYTYLTPTGTPVQQVVREECACTGRPHKQFRQRYRDGGQWVYRKPYGFTPVLYRPAAIAAAATRGAWIWVTEGEKDADTLTALGRLATTNAQGAANFPAELVDDFAGLKVAIVADRDLAGYQRAINLYARLRSITAQVVVLLPALDVDKADVTDHVNAGLWNRAELFGGLSVITPAELHTLAAAAKARVAAERFDVALQEARAHQDRRGLVPGSARNAARWLAEAAEQLRTVQHTHQDLHHDIGEQPSPRQRAEAAAIDALLEQLTTDYRNNTRRPAIHAGHDRLKESA